A window of Carassius carassius chromosome 48, fCarCar2.1, whole genome shotgun sequence genomic DNA:
tgaataaatgtgacttaatcaactttttaaaatcatccaacgttggtgcatttctgacgtgcagaggaagtacattccatagcttaggggctttatatgaaaaggctctttcccccatggtctttagcttgcatgatggctggttaagtgaaagagagttagtagagcgaagagagcgtgatggaatataagggctgatgagttcacaaagatactcaggtgcagtcccatgaagtgccttgtatgttaaagtaagaattttaaaatcaattctcgcatttacgggaagccagtgtaattgtgaaagaaccggtgtaatgtgttcacgaggagaagtacaagtgagcacacgagcggcagaaatttgtatatactgaagcttgctcaacgatttagctggaaggccagagaacaaggcattacaataatctaacctagttgttatgaaggcatgtataagcctttctgtgtctgcaaaagagagaaaaggtctaagtcgagctatgtttctcaggtggaaaaatgcagttttagagatgtgttttatgtgtgcttcaaatgataattgtgaatcaaaaatgacaccaagatttcgcacctgtgaagtggggattaccgtgcaggaatcaacaatcaaactgatctgctcagccttacgtgtggctgccactgtaccaatccgcatcagttcagttttggagccattcagcttcaggaagttgttatgcatccagttactgatctctgctaaacaaccacgtaaagctattagtgagcaatggacatcaggactagtggtgatgtaaatctgcgtatcatccgcatagcagtgatacccaagaccatgtttcctaatgatctgcccaagtggaagcatataaatattaaataatattggacccaGTACTGAACCCTGCACTGTTAAAAATTACCAGCATTTCACAATAATTAACAGTATTATTTTACAGTTACTTGTTGTAATTAAGTTTTCCCTGTAATATCCCAATGAATACCTGTAAAAACTACAGTATCCTTGGATTTTACAGAATTTAActcttattttacagtaaaatcttgCAATCTAAAACCTGCTGTTATATCACAACAAGGTCTGTAATATCACAGCAACACAGTGAAAAAAATTAAGGATTTCACAACATTAAACGGTATTATTACAGTGAAATATTGTATTGAAATATGCCCTGGGAAGTCACATGACATAACCGATCTGTTTTGAATTGAAAGCGCCATCGTGTCCCTCTTCTATTCCGGGCTGAATGGAGAAGGTGAGCAGCATGCATGTTTGCAGCACTTACACCGatgttattttgatataattacaatatatacTTTCAAATAAACGTTTATCGCATGACACAGTTCACATTTTGTTAGCAAGTGCCCGGAATTGTTGAAAGTTCTCTCACAGCATTTGCTAATAGTAGTAATGTTAGTAATGACGAGAGTTTCTCTATAATTTTTCATGTCACTATCACGGTTTAAAAAAATCTGGTGTTTGTAAAGTTTATAAACCAATGATGGGACAAGCATTACTATTTATGTGTGCACATTTCTGTAATTAGTCAAGGTTATCATAGATTAGCAGGGCTAACCGTTAGCTGTTTAACTTTAATGACTTAGTGATTCAAACggtccatgattttttttttccagcggaTATCCTAGTTACAACAGTTCTCATTTTGTTAGCAAGTGTCCGGAACTGTTGAAAATTCTCTCACAGCATTTGCTAATAGTAGTAATGTTAGTAATGACGAGAGTTTCGCTAATATTTTGCATGTCAATATCACAGTTTAGACAAATCTGGTGTTTGTAAAGTTTATAAACCAATGATGGGACAAACATTACTATTTATGTGTGCACATTTCTCTAATTAGTCAAGGTTATCATAGATTAGCAGGGCTAACCGTTAGCTGTTTAACTTTAAATGACTTAGTGATTCAAACGGtacatgaattattatttttttccagcaGATATCCTAGTTACAATATGACTGAGCTAACTGGAGTAAGTTAGTCTCATGTCGTATTCGACAACGGGAGGGTTTTAACACTTGGGTTCCCACTTGTCCtgatataaatgaataataattgtaaaagttgTAAATGCACCTTACATTGAGTGAGCAATCTCAAAGTGCTACagaaaaaaacactatttatatACCACTATCATTTTTGACATACGgctaaaattatattacaatgaTAAATGATCATAATCTGCATTCAAACTGAAATTCTTATTGTTGGTTGCCGTGTAATTTctcctttttctttccttttcttttctttccaggTCATCAGAGGGCGAGGCTAACCATTCTGTTCAGTGTCAGGCTAAGAGTGAGGAGAAATAGATTAGGTACAGTAGGTGACTAGTTAACATGCACCACAATGTTCAACTGTAAATTCGTTGGCTGTGAGCATGTGTCTGAGAATGTGTGTAACTATGTTCAGCACACAaaactgcatagcaatgcccCCAATTATCACTACCAGTGTGGGGTGCCTGACTGTCCACGGAGGTACATAAAACACACGGGACTGCAAATTCATATGTATAGGCAGCATAGGTCCTACCTGCAGGCTGCTGGGCCTATACTACCTGGCACATCAGCTCTACCACCTGACACACCCTTGAAATGTCTGCTTGAGGCTTGTGCATTTAAGTGTGACGCTTTGACCTCTCTTATTAAGCATTTGAAGACGCACATAAGGGAAGGAATGGTAACTAGATGTCCATTTAGAGGTTGTGATTGCACGTTCACATACGTAATGACTTTTGCTTCACATATTTCCAGAAAACATAGGTGTGCAGAGGATTCAGTTTTAGATAACCTTGTTTTAGACAAGTCTATTGCTACAGAGCCGTTGCCAGGACCCAGTCAGTCATATTCAGAGGCTGCCGAGGAACATAATGAACCACAAATGCCATTAGCTATCGACGAAAACCTATTTTTACAGAACCTTACACTTTTTTACCTGAAATTGCAATCTAAGCTACTCTTACCAGCAAGCACCATTCAAACCATTATTGATGGTTTTCAAAGTGCTCATGAACTTGGCCTGTCCAATTCCCTAAACATTCTGAGTGAGAAACTAAAAGAACTCAGAATCCCTCAGGCCACTATAAGCAGCATCACTGAGGACATGAACAGAGATGATCTACTCACACTCTATAACAGGGGAATGCTCAGTACAGATGCAAAGAGGAAGGCtgcttttaaagagttttttaacTATGTTCATCCCGTTCCTTTGCTCTTGGGCAATGATGAAAATGACAAAGAATGTTTTGCTCAGTATGTTCCTATTCATGAGACATTGGTGACACTTTTCAAAAATGAGTCTCTACGCGAACAGTATACCATGACACGTTTGCAGCCATCTACTGATGCTGTCTATCAGGATGTCAAGGATGGAGAAGGCTTTGAAAGTATTCCAATGTTGAAAGCTGACCCTTCTTCACTTGGTTTAATACTGTACCAAGATGCCTTTGAGGTTGTCAACCCCCTGGGCTCAGGGAAAAAAAAGCACAAGGTTTTAGCGGTTTACCTAACTCTGACTGATATCTTGCCTCACAATAGATCTTCtattgatcagatgcaacttgtTCTCTTATGTAGGGAACAGGACTTTAAGTATTTTGGGGTAAATAAAGTTTTTGCTCCCCTGATTGAGGACCTCAAAATTCTGGAGCAGAGAGGTGTAGTCACATCTGATGGCATTGTTCTAAAGGGCTCTTTGGTTGCCATTGCAGGAGACAACCTGGGATCCCATTCTATTGGGGGATTCTTGGAGAACTTCAGTCGGTCTACTTATTTTTGTCGTTACTGTGAGGTGTGTAGAGATGATTTCCTGACTAATCCTATATCGTGTGGTACCAAAAGAACAGCCCAATCATATGCAAGTAATTTGCAAGAGCAGGAAACTACTGCCACTGACTCTGTATGCGGCATCAAGTTTGACTCTCCTTTCAATCAGCTTTCACATTTCCATGTTTGCCAGCCTGGCCTACCACCATGTCTAGGCCATGACTTATTTGAGGGAGTCATAGCTTATGACCTTCCTTTATATATTCGCCATTTAGTTGAGGATAATCATTTTACATACCTGCAGTTAAACAGGTGCAAGAACCAGTTCAGATATGAAGTTAACGATGGTAAGGACAAACCAGCAGACCTCTCTCCCAGCAGCGACAAGCTCAGTGGGCATGCAGTTCAGAACTGGTGTTTGCTTAGACTTCTCCCACTCATGGTCGGTGACAGGATTAAAGATCCCTGCGAAAATGAGGTGTGGCAAATGATTTTGCAGCTGAGGGAGATTGTTGAGCTTATCTGTGCACCGGTCATTACAGAGGGCCAGGTTGCGTATCTTAAAGTCCTCATAGAGGAGTACATAGACAACAGGACAAGGCTTTTCCCCAATGCCCCCCTCAGACCAAAGCACCATTATCTGTGCCACTATCCATCTCTCATTATTCACTTTGGCCCACTTATTCGCCTATGGACACTCCGATTTGAGAGCAAACATACATTCTTTAAACAGTGTGCCAGAAAATTGCACAATTTAAAAAATTTGTGCAAAACTCTAGCAGAGAGGCACCAACTTCTACAAGCGTATTTGAGTGCAGGAAACTTGTTCCCTCCACTTGTACAAGCAGAAAAGGGGACTGATTTTCATGTTGACGATTACAATGACAAGATCAGGGCATCTGTAGCCAGTTGTCTATTCCAGTTACAGTCGGCAGTGGCTTGTAACTATGTTACAGTCAAAGGCACAGATTACAAAAGGGGGATGCACATTTTACTAGAGAACAGTGATGAAGGGCTTCTTATTGGGAAGATTATGCTAATTATTGTTGTTCATAACTcggtctattttgtctcagagaAACATACTTTTGTAAAGTTATGTGACACAGGTGTGTACTGTGACCTAGGAGTGGCCCAAGACAATTATGTGTGCATTAAGCAGGAAGATCTACTGGACTACTATCCTCTTTCAGCATACAATGTGTATGATCAGTCCCTTATTGCTCTCCACCATTCTTTTCCAGAGGCAGTATGAGCAGGGAGGAAAGTGAGTATACAGGATACGTGAGGAGAGATGTGAGTAGTAGAGCAGGCTATATAGTCAAagcaaacaaagtttttttttttttttttggtagcctTGAATAAAGTTGATTTTGTCATTAACTTGCTTTGTTGATTGAACAGACTATAGTATGAAATATGCATACAGTGTAGGgatggcaaaaatgagaaattacaGTGTTTCATGATTTACTACTTAATGAGACTAGGCCAAGGAGGCAGTGTTGTCATACTTGCCTGATCTCCCTGATGACCTTCTTACCACCATGCTGGATGAGCTTGGGGTCGAGTCTATTGAAGATCTGACCTTGGTGGAGGAGAGGGATCTGGTGAAATACCTCAAACCTATCCAAAGTCGGAAGTTATTGAAGGGCATCAAGGACGGTAAATTCATCTGTTCACCCATTACACTTTTCACTCTTTCATGTCACTGAAGTAGGGCCTTAGAACATTTGCAAAACTGGTAGACAATATGCTTTGTATATAGTCCCAAGCTCACACATTGGTTACCTGTCAAATACTATTGGATGAAGTGATTAATCTTAGGAGTGCAGCACAGCTTATAGACCTTATTCATGTGTGTGGCATTTGTTTAGTGTGACGTAATGGGTTGGGGAAATGTATATGGTGTATGGAATTACAAACTCATCAAAACTGGGCTGTTATTCACTGCTGTTGTTTTTACATCTGGAAATACATAGAAGTGAATGCAGCTGATGCTTATTACTTGCATGCATTTCCAAACTTAATAACAATAGCAGTGAAAAACAATCAGACCCTTTTATGATGAGTTTGTAATTCCAATAGTGTATTGGCCTGTTAttttaactattgtttttttAAGTGGCATTATCAGAGCAATCTTTTAACATGAGTCAATGGCCACTTCTGCGTTCTCCCAATCCATTATGTCACATTCTAACAAATGGCACTCACGTGAATAAATTCAAATTTCTTCATCCAATAGTGCTGACAGGAAACCAATGTGTGAGCTTCCTCCGGGAAGTACTGGAGCAGGATTACAGTTAAGCACACAGTCTATTGACCCCATAGCACTTCATCTTGCCCTATCttaattaataaattgtttttgtgcCCTCTAGGACTTGTTACTCTTAATATGGAGTTGGTCTCTGCTCCTGATCCAAGTGCTCCAAGTTCCCTAACTCCATGTCCTCCAAACACAACATTCCAGCCTCCAAATCAGCTGTTGCCCAGCCCTCCAAGCACTGCCCCAAGCACGTCAAGCGCTTTACACTCTGGCGTACCATGGCATGTTGACTTTCGTCTCAACTGGGACCAGGTGTCACCAGCCATTCGACTTAGAGTGGAAAAAGAAGAAAGACCATTGCCAGACGAGAGAAAGGCTCTCGTGGTCGTGCTCGTGGACCAAATGATGCAGCACGACCGCAACCCAACCAGAGCCATGTGCCACAACGTTGTGAGAAACATTGTCAGGTAGGGATGGGACTATTATCAATATTAGCTGTCAGTTAATCCCCAGCCCCACCCCCTTCAACTGTTTGTAACTTTCACTGATTCATTCCCTGCACCTATTATGTTAAAAGGGTGCAAAAGTGAAGACTTTGTAAACATGGTTTGCTTAAACAGAGCTAGTATATTCAAGAAAACCATAATAATTCACATGTTTTTATGAAGGTCTGTTTcagcctgatgtttttttttggtcttgttcagcctgatttttttttttttaagcatagttCTTTCCTTTAAGTAATCCTTACATTAGCAGTACGCTTCTGTCATAAGTGTTTTCTAATTATCCCACCCACATTTTCAGGAGCCATCCAAAATCATTTGGCGACATTGGCAAGTACGGTGATACTGCTGGAGACGGATGTCACTCTCTTCTGCAACAAGTAAAAACGAGAGTGGAGTACAAAAATAGGAATAAAACTCTTGCTCAACGCCGCAGAGAAAGTAGACCGCGCACGGGAATGGCAGGAGAGGCCAGACTGGCAAGAGGTCCTGTTGACCAATACGGGTATGTGGCAATATGTATGTGGCAATATACATGTAAATTCTGTCAATATTTGTTCGAAAGCAttgtatatgaatatgaataaccCTGAAACAGGACAAAACATACTTTTCTCTTGACTACTTTATTGACACTTTGacatggacccttttcacagcaATCATGTTGCGATGTTAATAGTGTAGTAAACACAGGTGTTACCTGTGATTATGGCCTTGTTCCATTTAGGATTTATCTGAGCCAGGGCGCTGATATTGTGCATAGTGGCTCTCTGGCATGCATGGTTGTGGTACACTAAATACCTTGACCTTAAAGGGATACAACTTTTAAATAGGACAAATTCTGGAAATCTTAGTCACTTTGCGggcgagatgctaatggtctaatccgATCCAATGATCTATGCTAGGCTGGAGCTATACATGGTATCGCCAGACTCAGGGAACTGCTGGATGAACGAGAGAATGGTAAAAATCAATTGTTTTACTCGAGGGGAGGTGGAAAATTAGCTTAATTCCCCAAAtggtggaatatccctttaattAGTTTGATAAAATACACCTGTGTTTACAACACTATTACACTGTAACATAACTTCTGTGGGATGGGTCTATTTAGACAGTCACAATAGGGAATCAAACTGCTGACCCTTCAGTCATGAGACGACTTGCTCCACCTTCTGGGTTATAACTGTCCCCAATAGTATTGTTACCCTGTGATGCCCACTCCTAGGTGTGTCAGGTGGGGCCCAGCAGATTTGCCAGAGGGGGAGACCGAGGCAACGTTGGAGAATATAAAGAGGGATCTGCTGAACATCTACTCAGGCATGCCATCTATTGTCTTTTGGGGTAATTTTGTTTAGACTTTAGTAATTGGTCAAGATCTGAACACTGTGTGTGTTGGGCGGCTACAAGAACAAATTGTTACTTGGGTACtaacaatacatttctatgtcTGTATACACAGAGGAAGGAATGAGTGGGGCAGAGAGAGCAGAACCAATGATGGAAAAGACATACGTCATCCTGCGGAAATACCTTAACAAAGTGCCTGCTGCAGCGATGTCTGAGATCAAACAGGAATGGCCATTTCTCTTCTCTCAGAAATGCCTATTCTCGCACTTTGGCCTCCTGACGGACGTCGATGTCCTTCAGAAGCTACAGGAGGCAATTAGTCGACGAGGACAGACCATCCTGGATTACTGTGCAACACTGGACAACCCCAAGATCCGTGATGTTCTGGCCTGCTATGATCCAGACTCTGACAAGGCTGCCTGCATTCTGCTGCTCCTAATGTTGTACTTCAAAGAGCCGAAAGAGAGTTTGATGCTTGAAGTTGATGTAagatttttcattcaaatatttaaaatgcaaaatgagtGATTACATTATCAACATTTACCTTGCATTATTTACTACCTCTGACCAATTAACAATATTTATCCTTTATCCTAAATCCATGCTATTGTGTGTTAACAgcttccccgggcgccgcagcataaatggctgcccactgctccgggtgtgtgctcacagtgtgtgtgtgtgttcactgctctgtgtgtgtgcacttcggatgggttaaatgcagagcacaaattctgagtatgggtcaccatacttggctgaatgtcacgtcactttctttcTTAACTATGTTACAGCCATGTGCCACTGCTGTGGACGTCAATACTGCAGAACTCCCCGGAACCCCCTGCTTGATCATTCAAGGTAATGTTACTTTGATCTAGTATCGTCATTTCTAactcattattttgttttcatcctAAAATCTACATGaccacaataaataataataattctaattataataataattacatttgtatAGCCCTTTGTATCTTAAGCAGATCGCAAAGTGCTTATAACACATAATGTTGTATCTGTTCATTTCAGGTGTCATGATGAAGCCCTCTGGATGGCTTATATCCATCGAGGGACATGTCGTGATGGGcccacaacctttctttttacacggAGTAGCTGCTTTCTTCAGCAGCTATTACGTATTCAACCTTGAGTATCCTGCCGCTGGATCTTCGACACTGGAGTTCATTCAAAGGTATTTTATAAAGATCACATTTAATCTTGTAATTCACATTATAGTACAGGTTTCCAACTCAATGATTGTCTTGAGGTCGAAAATGCTGACAAACGAGGTACATGAGGCTAGCCTGGTGAGACCATCCTGATCTCGCGAACTCATTCAGTTTCGCTCTGCCGATCAGTCTGGGTTTCTACACATGTTATGCTGACAAATACCTGCCGGTCCAATCAcaactatttattttgttttgctacCTCTCATAGTAAAAAATCAACCACTTTGCCTCAGGCAAACCTAACCTGAGACACCTTggctaaaaatggcaaaaaaaattatGGGTAGCAGAAGATCTAACAAGTTTGAATTATAAATCTATTAGGGTTTGATGTGGGGAAAAAGCACAGCAAAAAGCACACCTTGATAAATGCTGTCTGCATTATATACTGTAAGTCTATTTAAAACTGAAACTATCTTTGTTTATTAACAGATGCTTCCTGGGCATCAATCCTGAAAGAGGCTCAAAGACCAAGAAGCGGACAACAATGAACCCTCATGTGAGCACCCTTTTGAGGAAACTTATTGACTTTGAGTGGgcatcatagtttttttttttttttgcagcggtAGTTGTCAGGCTCAGTTTTGAGTAGCCTtgttctttttgtaatttttcaagACAACTTTGCACTACAAGATTTTTACACAATGCTGTTGCGTGTGGACTCATTATAATGTTTGAGACTGAGAGGAGTGCCTGACATTACTTCATCGCTCTCTCCCTTGCTCTCTTATCTTGCCATGAAGGCCTCATTCTCATCCTGTCCATTACTGTTATTGTGACACAGCTAGTTGAATAGTTGAATTTTGCGACTTTGTGAAGTTTGCACAATTTCTCTGGATTTTCTGCATTTTAAGATGGCTTTTATGACTAGAAAATGACTAGACTTGAATTTCTTGAACTCTTGAAGTTCTTGGCATCTGCTGtacattgaaaaatatttttttgttaataaatatgCCATTGGGCTAACGTTGACTTTACCTCAGAGTTGTTTGTTGGGGGGAGGGGGTTAATTGTACAATGATTGTAAATTCACAGTAAATGGAAGCTTCATCTGCATTACTTTTACAGTAAGTTATTGGACAATTTTAGCATGACTTCCACAGTATACATTGTAAATTCACAGTAAATTATTGTCAACTTGTACATTACTTTCACAGTACACACTGTAAAAGTACAGGGCCTTGTTGTAATGATGTACAGCAAGAGATTGTAATTCCCCAGTTATGTACTGTAATATCACAGTAATTGCTTTGACATTGAAGCTGTGAAGTTACAGTATACAGTTGTGCTTTTACAACAATGCATTGTAATATCACagatataaaattacaataaattgctGTGACTATATTTCACAGTATATTGCTGTAATCCTTACTGTGAAAGTCATGCAAAATTTATccaattatttattgtaaatttacaaCGAAAAATTTTGCAGTGTGAGGAACTCCCTGTCGAACAGGCACGGTATCTGATTTATAGTTACCCAAGCCAACAAACTGGGCACGTTTAGTTAAATAAGACCGAAACCAATTGAGGACAGCTCCAGAAAGACCCAACCAATTTTCCAGCCTGtcaagcagaagagagtgacatatagtgtcaaaagcagcactgaggtctaacaagaccaaaatactgtatgcacctgaatccgctgtgataagaagatcagttatgaccctaattaaagcggtttcagtactatgccctcttctgaacccagattgaaaaggttcaaagagactgttaagagctaggtgattatttaactgaacagcccCAACACGCTCAAGAACTTTAGCCAAGAATGGGAGGTTAGAAATCGATATGATTTAGCTTgctttaatttggactcctctgtgcatgttctttgaggtggtgaccatagacctccattatatgagtgacagacaagaatggtttgacctaaaaatatcagaatgggaactactgcagaaacaaagacacctacatcttggatgcccttgaggtaagctaaaacttatcaacattttatttgaaagtgaactatccctttaacttttataaagaataactcTTTAGAATTGAGACTTtactctttgcaactttacagatcttctttatgcaccaagagcttgtaacactccaaagagaaaggaaaaattgaaatcgcatcataagaCCCCTTTAATTTCTGAGGTTATGCCAAAGCATGAATAATAACACCTTTTACAATAgcattgcaaatgttttatagaaagcatattaaattatttaacagACCTGCCATTAAATATGAGCTTTCTATGTAtacttttattacagtttttttcgattgctaaaagacagtgagcacaactggagacACATGTGCAAAAATCTagctacagtctgcacagcagcagttcatgtggaccaaactctagtttgTTTTTCactgcttgaacacagttttaaaaactctacacacttatcccatgactttaaccacaacttgcacaacactgtggatttacagcactttgttcaaatgctaacacactgctatcaaaactgtgaagcacacattaTAGGATCAAAATAGGAATAGATTTCAAACACGGCTGACTGCATTTTCAGGATTAGCtctgaaaattatttgtttgaattacagtatgtacttttagtttctactaTTTTTCTACTTTAGTTTCTAGAATTAaagtgtggtgtttctcctctcggtgtgttccgagtgacgtgtgtgttatctcagcgagggtcgtgtgtggtgtttctcctctcggtgtgttccgagtgacgtgtgtgttatctcagcgagggtcgtgtgtggtgtttcccctctcggtgtgttccgagtgacggtgtgtgttatctcagcgagggtcgtgtgtggtgtttcccctctcggtgtgttccgagtgacggtgtgtgttatctcagcgagggtcatgtgtggtgtttcccctctcggtgtgttccgagtgacggtgtgtgttatctcagtgagggtcgtgtgtggtgtttcccctctcggtgtgttccgagtgacggtgtgtgttatctcagcgagggttgtgtgtggtgtttcccctctcggtgtgttccgagtgacggtgtgtgttatctcagcgagggtcatgtgtggtgtttcccctctcggtgtgttctgagtgacgtgtgtgttatctcagtgagggtcgtgtgtggtgtttctcctctcggtgtgttccgagtgacggtgtgtgttatctcagcgagggtcgtgtgtggtgtttctcctctcggtgtgttccgagtgacggtgtgtgttatctcagcgagggttgtgtgtgttctgagtgacggtgtgtgttatctctgtgacggtcgtgtgtggtgtttctcctctcagtgtgttccgagtgacagtgtgtgttatctcagtgagggttg
This region includes:
- the LOC132131664 gene encoding uncharacterized protein LOC132131664; the encoded protein is MLDELGVESIEDLTLVEERDLVKYLKPIQSRKLLKGIKDGLVTLNMELVSAPDPSAPSSLTPCPPNTTFQPPNQLLPSPPSTAPSTSSALHSGVPWHVDFRLNWDQVSPAIRLRVEKEERPLPDERKALVVVLVDQMMQHDRNPTRAMCHNVVRNIVRSHPKSFGDIGKYGDTAGDGCHSLLQQVKTRVEYKNRNKTLAQRRRESRPRTGMAGEARLARGPVDQYGCVRWGPADLPEGETEATLENIKRDLLNIYSGMPSIVFWEEGMSGAERAEPMMEKTYVILRKYLNKVPAAAMSEIKQEWPFLFSQKCLFSHFGLLTDVDVLQKLQEAISRRGQTILDYCATLDNPKIRDVLACYDPDSDKAACILLLLMLYFKEPKESLMLEVDPCATAVDVNTAELPGTPCLIIQGVMMKPSGWLISIEGHVVMGPQPFFLHGVAAFFSSYYVFNLEYPAAGSSTLEFIQRCFLGINPERGSKTKKRTTMNPHVSTLLRKLIDFEWAS